A stretch of the Paenibacillus dendritiformis genome encodes the following:
- a CDS encoding TVP38/TMEM64 family protein has protein sequence MGKWVTAAIYMLAMAGVWFGREEILHWIESLKSSRDAATAAQMFILAALASLFPVIPFGVVGGVLGAAYGLWLGGLMNTAASTLGAAVMFLAIRHGWQEQGRRYLERVALLHKLNAAMERHPVTSIFIARTIPVLPAIAINVYAALVSVPFVSFVLATAAGKLPVMLVFAFIGEQLLEDGLKIPAVLVLYAALTGGFYAVYRYRSGRRWKEHAERG, from the coding sequence ATGGGGAAATGGGTCACCGCAGCCATCTATATGCTGGCTATGGCCGGGGTCTGGTTCGGCCGGGAGGAGATTCTTCATTGGATAGAGAGCTTGAAGTCCTCCCGCGATGCGGCCACCGCCGCGCAAATGTTCATCCTGGCGGCGCTCGCTTCCCTCTTTCCCGTCATCCCGTTCGGGGTCGTCGGGGGCGTACTGGGAGCCGCGTATGGATTATGGCTGGGCGGGTTGATGAATACAGCCGCTTCCACGCTGGGGGCGGCCGTCATGTTCCTGGCGATCCGGCACGGATGGCAGGAGCAGGGCAGACGATACCTGGAGCGGGTCGCCCTGCTGCACAAGCTGAACGCCGCGATGGAACGTCATCCGGTTACATCGATCTTCATCGCCCGAACGATTCCGGTGCTTCCCGCTATCGCGATCAATGTGTATGCGGCGCTCGTGTCGGTGCCGTTCGTTTCTTTTGTGCTCGCTACGGCGGCAGGCAAGCTCCCGGTGATGCTAGTCTTTGCCTTCATCGGGGAGCAGCTGCTGGAGGACGGCCTGAAGATTCCGGCCGTGCTGGTTCTCTATGCGGCGCTGACGGGCGGCTTCTATGCGGTATACCGTTATCGATCGGGCCGGCGCTGGAAGGAGCATGCGGAACGCGGCTGA